Below is a genomic region from Candidatus Effluviviaceae Genus I sp..
TGGCTGCGCTCGCAGTTCGGCGCGAAGCAGAGGGCGACGATGTGGGACGTCGGCCTCATGGTCCGGCCGACGAACTTCGTCTCGGTCGGCGCGGTCGCCAGGAACCTCGGCGAGACGGAGTTCGGCGCGGTCGCGCCGGAGGACGCGCGCGGTCGCGCCGGCAGCGCCGCGCGGACGACGTACTCGGCGGGCGTGGCCCTGCGCCCTGCGGGCAACCGGCTCACGCTCATGGCCGACGCGAGCCTGCCGCGCGGCGCCGAGCTCCGGGACGCCGCGTACACGGCGGGGGCGGAGGCCGAGCTTATGGACGGCCTCGTGCTCCGCGGCTCGATCCTGACGTACCCGAGCGGGGACGACCGGGACAGCGAGGTGAGCGTCGGGCTGTGGCTCAACATGACCCACGCAGGCGCCGGCGCGTCCCTCAGGACGCTCGACGGGGCACTCCACGACGTCATGGCCTACGGGGTCTCGACGAGCGCGGAGCGCATGCGAAGCGTCGTCAAGGGGCAGGGCGGCGTCGTCGAGATCAAGGTCGGGGGGCGCCTGTCGGACTCCGAGGGCGGCTGGAGCCTCCTCGGCTCGTCCACGACGAGCGCGCGGCGGGTCGCGCGGGACATCCGGAAGGCGGCGAAGGAGAGCTCCGTCGCCTGCATCCTGCTTCGCGTCAGGCCGATCGCTCCGGGGTTCCTCGGCGGCCCGTCGGCGCTGGCGCAGGAGATCCGCGACGAGGTCCTGCGGGCGAGGAAGGTCCACGGGAAGAAGGTCGTGGCCTTCCTCGAGTACGGGGCGTCGAGCGCCGACTACCACATCGCCACGGCCGCCGACGTCGTCCTGATGCACCCCTCGGCCGTGGTCATCGGGCTTTCGAACTACACGACGGTGATGCGCTACACGGGAACGACGGAGAAGATCGGCATCGAGTGGGACTACGTATCGGCCGGCAAGTACAAGAGCACGTTCCACTCGATCGGCGCCGGCCCGCTCACGGACGAGCAGCGCGTGGAGGTCCAGGGCCTCGTGGACGACGTGTACGCCGAGATCGTGCGCGCGGTCGTCGAAGGCCGGGGACTCTCGCGCGAGCAGGCGGAGACGGTGTGCGACGGCAGGATGTTCTACGGGCCGCAGGCCGTCGAGGCGGGGCTCGTGGACTCGCTGGCGTTCTGGGAGGACGCCAAGGCGGCCGCCGTGCGGCTCGCCGGGCGCACGCCGCCCGACGAGCCCGACGGCATCGCCACACAGAGCGTCTCCGACTGGCGCGACAAGGTCTACGACTGGCGCCCCGGCCCTACGATCGCGGTCGTCGGGGCGTACGGCAGCATCGACGTGGGCAAGGGCGGCCACGACCCCGTCTGGGGCGGCGAGTCCATCGGCTCCGAGACGCTCGTCGCGGCCCTGGCGCGCGCGAGGCGTGACCCGAGGGTCAAGGCCGTCGTGCTCCGCGTCGACAGCGGCGGCGGGAGCGCGCTCGCCTCCGACATCATCTGGAAGGAGACGCTGCGCGTCGCCGCGAAGAAGCCGCTCATCGTCTCGATGGCCGACGTGGCGGCCTCGGGCGGCTACTACATCGCCTGCGCGGCGGAGCGGATCTTCGTTGACCCGCTCACCATCACGGGCAGCATCGGCGTCGTGAGCATGAAGCAGTCGCTCGCCGGCCTCTACGAGAAGATCGACGCGACCCACGAGACCTTCAAGCGCGGCGAGTACGCCGACATGTGGTCCACGACGCGCCGCGCGACCAAGGAGGAGCTTGCCATGGCGGACGATCTCATCGGCCGCCACTACGACGACTTCGTCGCCAAGGTCGCCTCCGGAAGGAAGATTGACGAAGGGCGAGTCCGCGAGATCGGCCAGGGCCGCGTCTACACCGGCAACCAGGCCGTGGCCATCGGGCTTGCCGACCAGCTTGGGGGCCTCTCGGAGGCCATCGACTACGCCTGCGAGCGCATCGGCGTCGAGCGCGACCGCGCGGCGGTCGTCGCGGTCAGGGAGAGCCCCTCGCTCCTCGACCTCCTGCTGAAGTCGGCGTCCGCGAAGCTCGGGCTCTCGAGGCTCCTCGGTCTCGGCGCCGTCGGGCCCGACGATCTCGTGCAGTTCAGGATGACCAGCCAGGCCCCGGTGCAGTAGAGGGGTCCCATGACGAAGGACGGCCGCCCGGAACCCGGAGGAACGCGCGCGGGTCCGACGAGGATCCGGGCGGCCGACGTCCTTCGCCCCACCTTCAAGCGCGCCTTCTGGCACATCTACGACCACCTCGGCACCCTCATCGTCGCCAATCTGCTCTGGTGCATCCTCTGCCTCGGAGTGGTCACCGCGCCGCCGGCGACCGCCGGGCTCTTCCGCCTCGCCCGCAGGATCGCCGCCGACGAGGACGCCCGCCTCGCCGACTTCTGGAACGGCTTCCGCCGCGACTTCCTCCGATCGATCAAGCTCGGCGCATTCACCGCCGGCTCCGCCGCCCTGCTCTGGTTCAACATC
It encodes:
- the sppA gene encoding signal peptide peptidase SppA, which produces MRTLLVTAAVVMVCSGAGAQWVSDPWLRGASSVALNDDATAVFLNPAGLGLFSDEVGSYSELEMAGEDVSGARVGLKLGSLGLGFDRRYLWEPTEEPGIAPGRNAVDTYTLGTAFGDPRRWSLGVGHRWLRSQFGAKQRATMWDVGLMVRPTNFVSVGAVARNLGETEFGAVAPEDARGRAGSAARTTYSAGVALRPAGNRLTLMADASLPRGAELRDAAYTAGAEAELMDGLVLRGSILTYPSGDDRDSEVSVGLWLNMTHAGAGASLRTLDGALHDVMAYGVSTSAERMRSVVKGQGGVVEIKVGGRLSDSEGGWSLLGSSTTSARRVARDIRKAAKESSVACILLRVRPIAPGFLGGPSALAQEIRDEVLRARKVHGKKVVAFLEYGASSADYHIATAADVVLMHPSAVVIGLSNYTTVMRYTGTTEKIGIEWDYVSAGKYKSTFHSIGAGPLTDEQRVEVQGLVDDVYAEIVRAVVEGRGLSREQAETVCDGRMFYGPQAVEAGLVDSLAFWEDAKAAAVRLAGRTPPDEPDGIATQSVSDWRDKVYDWRPGPTIAVVGAYGSIDVGKGGHDPVWGGESIGSETLVAALARARRDPRVKAVVLRVDSGGGSALASDIIWKETLRVAAKKPLIVSMADVAASGGYYIACAAERIFVDPLTITGSIGVVSMKQSLAGLYEKIDATHETFKRGEYADMWSTTRRATKEELAMADDLIGRHYDDFVAKVASGRKIDEGRVREIGQGRVYTGNQAVAIGLADQLGGLSEAIDYACERIGVERDRAAVVAVRESPSLLDLLLKSASAKLGLSRLLGLGAVGPDDLVQFRMTSQAPVQ